Proteins from a single region of Gambusia affinis linkage group LG12, SWU_Gaff_1.0, whole genome shotgun sequence:
- the zgc:113531 gene encoding von Willebrand factor C domain-containing protein 2-like produces MAQVCMERLSMQQRTALWAVLLCTQTALGFSLTGQQTTCEANGSIYYVGEWYFLDSDHCTQCECTSEGSLCARTECTSLPPACIHVSHYPTDCCPRCEKIGCEYRGVVYELGENFQPSECEQCTCDSDGIARCLVADCAPPPCVNPVYQPGKCCPECKDGPNCYTNASQSQVIPAGEPVWVDSCTKCRCHDGQDAGYWEGNRLATCSRIKNCTPQQPPTPIQ; encoded by the exons ATGGCACAGGTTTGCATGGAGCGGCTCTCCATGCAGCAGCGCACGGCGCTCTGGGCTGTTCTGCTCTGCACACAGACCGCTTTGGGCTTCTCGCTCACAGGACAACAGACAACCTGCGAGGCCAACGGGAGCATTTACTACGTGGGAGAGTGGTATTTCCTGGACTCCGATCACTGCACCCAGTGCGAGTGCACCAGTGAGGGCTCCCTGTGCGCCCGCACCGAATGCACGTCCCTCCCGCCTGCCTGCATCCATGTGAGCCACTACCCCACCGACTGCTGCCCCAGGTGCGAGAAGATCGGCTGTGAGTACCGGGGGGTGGTGTACGAGCTCGGAGAAAATTTTCAG CCATCTGAATGTGAGCAGTGCACCTGTGACAGTGATGGCATCGCCCGCTGTCTCGTGGCAGACTGTGCCCCTCCACCCTGTGTCAATCCTGTGTACCAGCCTGGGAAATGCTGCCCGGAATGCAAGGATG GCCCCAACTGTTATACTAATGCATCCCAAAGCCAAGTGATACCTGCAGGAGAGCCTGTGTGGGTGGACTCCTGCACCAAGTGTCGCTGTCATGACGGCCAGGACGCCGGCTACTGGGAGGGAAATCGCCTTGCTACTTGCTCCCGCATCAAAAACTGCACACCTCAGCAGCCGCCCACCCCAATTCAGTGA
- the ccdc24 gene encoding coiled-coil domain-containing protein 24: MHSPDENQLSCPRQSLWSLITNYVSESELLKIRAALGDPLVDMYTEVHSEAEMWHKKWQESLCYGSHQLQGSPLSDPPVVKELVRGEVKILLKTLKGRANNSERDNAELLLRYKPETLSYVLGHQEIGYGRSSNLKNADNFNRPSACSSVMSSAGSEIEAVKDMLSVTEIHRVITQLRCVLLEECEALTKMTKHFKETIKLKCISHLNKPEPSLTELKELRAAIQTDLKLLPSSSGASSSALVSSKKKNCRFPAESGSCTRLAPTPKSGLRLDLPPLWQPKPRPPSHVPPTRTSSVRTLGFHRSTSASHESVKHTSRDRLDTNLKVTKSQENSCFSTKPDFTDPLCRTCSGLHISSERDSASHPSSQCCVHKPSTDSDWSLHKERKISAHCLRNIIFTPSPPPPLGQQCDAGSSSSSPTDHSVFANGKIKPDDRDNSCSSGRNLVLAVLQKDKSEKASGISHISGSFDQCGSKKSNSQGEIEIVA, translated from the exons ATGCACTCACCTGATGAAAACCAGCTCTCTTGTCCCAGACAGTCTCTGTGGAGCCTCATCACTAACTATGTCTCAGAGTCAGAACTGCTGAAGATCCGTGCAGCTTTGGGTGACCCTCTGGTCGACATGTACACAGAGGTTCACTCAGAG GCAGAGATGTGGCACAAGAAGTGGCAGGAGAGTCTGTGTTATGGGAGTCACCAACTGCAGGGTTCCCCTCTTTCTGACCCGCCTGTTGTGAAAGAGTTGGTGAGAGGTGAGGTCAAGATACTACTGAAGACACTCAAAGGAAGAGCCAACAACAGTGAAAG AGACAATGCGGAGCTCCTGCTTCGATACAAACCTGAGACTCTAAGCTATGTGCTTGGTCACCAGGAGATTGGCTATGGCAGATCCTCCAACCTCAAAAATGCTGATAACTTCAACAG GCCTAGCGCTTGTTCTTCTGTCATGTCCAGCGCTGGAAGTGAGATTGAAGCAGTTAAAGATATGCTGAGTGTCACCGAGATTCACAGAGTGATCACTCAACTCAG ATGTGTCCTCTTGGAGGAATGTGAAGCACTGACTAAAATGACAAAGCATTTCAAG GAAACCATCAAATTGAAGTGTATAAGTCACTTAAATAAGCCTGAGCCTTCGCTTACAG AGCTGAAAGAACTCAGAGCAGCCATCCAAACAGACTTGAAGCTCCTACCTTCATCTTCTGGAGCCTCATCCTCTGCTCTTGTTTcaagtaagaagaaaaattgCAG ATTTCCAGCTGAATCTGGTTCATGTACTCGCTTAGCTCCTACTCCTAAATCAGGCTTGAGACTAGATCTGCCTCCACTGTGGCAGCCCAAACCCAGGCCACCAAGTCATGTTCCTCCTACCAGGACCTCATCAGTGCGGACTCTTGGTTTCCATCGTTCTACATCAGCCTCTCATGAATCAGTTAAACATACCAGCAGGGACAGGTTGGACACTAacctgaaagtaactaaaagcCAAGAGAACTCTTGTTTTTCCACAAAGCCAGACTTTACCGACCCTCTCTGCAGAACTTGTTCAGGACTTCACATAAGCTCTGAGAGAGACTCAGCCTCCCATCCATCATCACAATGCTGTGTTCACAAACCGAGCACAGATTCCGATTGGTCACTACACAAGGAGAGAAAAATCAGTGCTCATTGTTTAAGAAATATAATCTTCACCCCCTCGCCGCCTCCTCCTTTGGGTCAGCAATGTGATGCAGGCAGCAGTAGCAGTAGTCCCACTGACCATTCTGTGTTTGCgaatggtaaaataaaaccagatgacAGGGATAACAGTTGTAGCAGTGGGAGAAACTTGGTGTTAGCTGTACTGCAAAAAGATAAGTCTGAAAAGGCCAGTGGAATCTCCCACATATCTGGAAGTTTTGATCAATGTGGCAGCAAGAAAAGCAACAGTCAGGGAGAAATAGAAATAGTTGCCTAA